The region ACTGTTCGACAAACTTCACGGTAGGATAAAACGGAAGCGTGTTTTGCCATGTGAAAAATCAACTCGGGAGAATAACGCATATACTTTTCTAGACCTAGCCACTCATCTACGGGATAACAGCTTTTCTTTCCCTTTCGCCAGCGATTCCTAGAAAAGGTCACCTCTCCAAATGTAAAAACAACTGTCCTCTCTGTACTATCTATCCGCTTATATCCCCTCAGTCTCATGGAGGGAGCTACTTGCTCGTCATAATCTCTTACTCGCTTCAGGAATTGCTGCTCACGTTTACGATCTAGTTCTGCGACAAATTCTTTTTCATCAAATCTAAACATACTCTCTATTGTACTGAAATCATGACTAGATTGAAAACATCACAAACTTTCTACAAGACTCTTTCAAAAATAAAAGCCTTCCCTTATTGGGAAGGTTGTTTGATTATAAGTATAAGTATAATTATATTTATAACGATAAACTTTCGATTAGCTTATCAAGGTAATCTGATGCAGACTTTGCCCCAGCTGCTTTAGCAATTTTATCCAATTTTTTCCTATTGCTTGGTTTTAAAGTAAACTGAAATTGCTTTTTGCGTTCAAAACTTTCAAAATTGGCTACATCTGAAATCTGCTCAGGTTGATGGGTTGCTTCGATAATCTGTGAAATCTCTTTTTCTTTTGGTGTGAATGCCATGACAATCTCCTTCTAATTATATTTATAATTGTATTTGTGTTTATAAATATAATTATATTGTATCATAAATTTTTGAAAAAGTCTGCTCCAGCTCAGTGAAAAACTTTTTGTGTTTTTGATAAAGCTCAGGATTCTCCTTCATATCTGCAATAGAGATCTTATCAATCGTGGAATGATTGAATAACTCTTTTGCTGGTACAATTCCTAGAAGGTTATCTGTTCCCTTTTCTTTAGCTTCAAGTCCCAGGGCTTCCAGTAACTCTCTTGATGACCCATAGTTTGGTCGGATCATATTTGCTAAGAAATATAACTCAGCAGTAATGTATGATTCCCTTGTGCGATAGTCAATTACATCCTTTCTGAATGCTTCTAACCGAGTTGATAGATTGAATTTGGCATTATAACCAAACTCTGAAGGAGTTAAGGGACTAATAATAGCGTGACTGACCGCCACAGCATTTTTAGTAGCTGTCGCAAAGTCTGGTCTACAATCAATCAAGATATAGTCAAACTGATCCAACTTTTTCTTTTCGTAGTTATCCTCTAGCCAAAGATAAAGTAACATATTTTTCTTATCGCTGTTCTCCAAATCTCGTTCCACCGTGTCAAGTTGAACTGAACCTGGAATTAGACTGATATTTTCCTTGACTTGCTTAATATCCACATCGCCTCCCTTAAAAGCATTGGCAATTGTATTCTTGCTCTCATAGATATTGTAACACTGAGTCAAATTACACTGATGGTCTAAGTCTATAAAGAGAACCTTCTGACCTTTCTTAGCCAACCATTCCCCATAATTAAAAGTTAAAGTAGTTTTTCCAACACCGCCTTTAATGGCAGCAAATGTAATAATCTTCATTTGACATCCTCCTGTTTTTCTATATCTCTATTATACCATTATAATTATATTTGTCAATATGTTTATAATTATATTTATAATTATTTTTGCAATGAAGTTTCTCCTTCCTTTTCACCAGCAATTCCTAGAAAAGGTTCTCTCTGTACTGAAA is a window of Streptococcus mitis DNA encoding:
- a CDS encoding ParA family protein; this encodes MKIITFAAIKGGVGKTTLTFNYGEWLAKKGQKVLFIDLDHQCNLTQCYNIYESKNTIANAFKGGDVDIKQVKENISLIPGSVQLDTVERDLENSDKKNMLLYLWLEDNYEKKKLDQFDYILIDCRPDFATATKNAVAVSHAIISPLTPSEFGYNAKFNLSTRLEAFRKDVIDYRTRESYITAELYFLANMIRPNYGSSRELLEALGLEAKEKGTDNLLGIVPAKELFNHSTIDKISIADMKENPELYQKHKKFFTELEQTFSKIYDTI